One genomic segment of Streptomyces parvus includes these proteins:
- a CDS encoding helix-turn-helix domain-containing protein, whose amino-acid sequence MSDSRSSRSEFGAFLKARRAELTPAQVGLVDDGTLRRVPGLRRDEVARLATMSTDYYTRIEQGRVRASATVLASLVRALRLDEAQQAYLYELAGKTPAPRRRAGQRVRPSVQWMLDALGHLPAMVLGRYNDILAWNTAAAALYQDFGKLTPSERNYTRLLFLDPAMRSLFTDWEDAGRLSAALLRMETASNPDDPRLATLVGELSVRSPEFREWWNGRIVSHTTYGPKRFRHPLVGSLTLDCDTWASPNDPDVMFMVLTAEPGTPEEHALRILSSWQTIPAPTTHPADTPHD is encoded by the coding sequence ATGTCCGATTCGCGTTCATCCCGATCCGAGTTCGGTGCTTTCCTCAAGGCTCGCCGGGCCGAGCTGACGCCCGCGCAGGTGGGTCTCGTCGATGACGGGACCCTGCGGCGTGTCCCGGGGCTGCGCCGCGACGAGGTCGCCCGCCTTGCCACGATGAGCACCGATTACTACACCCGCATCGAGCAGGGGCGCGTGCGGGCCTCCGCGACCGTCCTTGCCTCCCTGGTGCGGGCGCTGCGGCTCGACGAGGCACAGCAGGCTTACCTGTACGAGCTGGCGGGCAAGACCCCCGCCCCGCGCCGCCGCGCTGGGCAGCGGGTGCGGCCGTCGGTGCAGTGGATGCTCGACGCCCTCGGCCACTTGCCGGCGATGGTGCTGGGCCGCTACAACGACATCCTCGCCTGGAACACGGCCGCAGCGGCCCTCTACCAGGACTTCGGCAAGCTGACGCCATCCGAGCGCAACTACACCAGACTGCTGTTCCTCGACCCGGCCATGCGCAGCCTCTTCACCGACTGGGAGGACGCGGGCCGGCTCAGCGCGGCACTGCTGCGGATGGAGACGGCCAGCAACCCCGACGACCCGCGCCTGGCCACACTGGTCGGCGAGCTGTCGGTACGCAGCCCCGAATTCCGCGAGTGGTGGAACGGACGGATCGTCTCCCACACCACCTACGGCCCCAAACGCTTCCGACACCCCCTCGTCGGCTCCCTCACCCTCGACTGCGACACCTGGGCCAGTCCGAACGACCCCGACGTCATGTTCATGGTCCTCACCGCCGAACCTGGCACCCCTGAGGAGCACGCACTGCGGATCCTCAGCTCCTGGCAGACCATCCCCGCCCCGACTACACATCCGGCCGACACCCCCCACGACTGA
- a CDS encoding NAD-dependent epimerase/dehydratase family protein — MRIVIFGATGMVGQGVLEACLRDEEVTDVLAIGRTSTGRAHLKLRELHHEDFTDFTAVQDHLAGFDACFYCLGTSAVGMNEADYRLVSYDFPLAAARALLTASPGLVFTYVSGVGTDGTGKTRMMWARVKGETENALLELSPRAHMFRPAFILPLPGTTAKTASYVLLYKVIGPLYPVLRRIAPRYVTTSLQLGQAMIRTARGGVSRRVLATAHINQLAAS, encoded by the coding sequence GTGCGCATTGTCATCTTCGGAGCCACCGGCATGGTTGGGCAGGGAGTGCTGGAAGCCTGCCTGCGCGACGAGGAGGTCACCGACGTCCTCGCCATAGGCCGTACATCCACTGGTCGTGCCCACCTCAAGCTCCGCGAACTCCACCACGAGGACTTCACCGACTTCACCGCGGTCCAGGACCATCTGGCCGGTTTCGACGCCTGCTTCTACTGCCTGGGCACCTCCGCCGTCGGCATGAACGAGGCAGACTACCGTCTGGTCTCCTACGACTTCCCCCTGGCCGCCGCCCGCGCCCTGCTGACCGCCAGCCCCGGCCTCGTCTTCACCTACGTCTCCGGCGTCGGTACCGACGGCACCGGCAAGACCCGCATGATGTGGGCACGCGTCAAGGGCGAAACGGAGAACGCCCTGCTGGAGCTGTCACCGCGGGCACACATGTTCCGCCCCGCGTTCATCCTTCCTCTCCCCGGCACCACGGCGAAGACTGCGTCCTACGTCCTGCTGTACAAGGTGATCGGCCCGCTCTACCCGGTGCTGCGGCGCATCGCGCCGCGCTACGTCACCACGAGCCTGCAACTGGGCCAGGCCATGATCCGGACCGCACGCGGCGGCGTGTCCCGCCGAGTGCTGGCCACAGCCCACATCAACCAACTCGCCGCCTCCTGA
- a CDS encoding alpha/beta hydrolase has translation MRTDVTFTSAGITLAGHLYTPDTAADGPLAAVVVAHPGAGVKEQTADAYAQRLADAGFVALTYDAAYQGESGGTPRGTEDPAQRVEDIKNAVSYLTTRPEIGSDRIGALGICASGGYVIPAAVTDHRIRAVATAGAVDLGLYFRVGPDGTQDPAALQALLDAAAAARTTEAAGEPLPTMSVRPTEEEARAGGRYSYEAWEYYSTDRGRHPRQADEFTFSSVDKIMNFDAFHLIGLLAPRPLLMVAGNEAATAWMSEEAVKKANEPKRLHWIEGASHVDLYDRYVPQVTTELLPFFTQNLAAQTAHATV, from the coding sequence ATGCGAACCGATGTGACCTTCACCAGCGCCGGGATCACCCTCGCCGGCCACCTGTACACCCCCGACACCGCTGCCGACGGCCCGCTCGCCGCCGTGGTCGTCGCTCATCCCGGCGCCGGCGTCAAGGAGCAGACCGCCGACGCCTACGCCCAGCGACTTGCCGACGCCGGATTCGTCGCGCTCACCTACGACGCCGCCTATCAGGGCGAGAGCGGCGGCACCCCCCGCGGCACCGAGGACCCCGCCCAGCGTGTCGAGGACATCAAGAACGCCGTCTCCTACCTCACCACCCGCCCGGAGATCGGCTCCGACCGGATCGGCGCCCTGGGCATCTGCGCCTCCGGCGGCTACGTCATTCCCGCCGCGGTCACCGACCACCGCATCCGCGCGGTCGCGACGGCCGGCGCCGTCGACCTCGGACTGTACTTCCGGGTCGGCCCCGACGGCACCCAGGACCCCGCCGCCCTCCAGGCGCTGCTCGACGCGGCGGCCGCGGCACGCACCACCGAGGCGGCCGGCGAGCCGCTCCCGACGATGTCCGTGCGCCCGACTGAGGAAGAGGCACGCGCCGGCGGCCGCTACTCCTACGAAGCCTGGGAGTACTACAGCACCGACCGCGGCCGGCACCCGCGCCAGGCCGACGAGTTCACCTTCTCCAGCGTCGACAAGATCATGAACTTCGACGCCTTCCACCTCATCGGTCTGCTCGCCCCGCGACCGCTCCTGATGGTCGCCGGCAACGAAGCGGCCACCGCCTGGATGTCCGAGGAAGCGGTCAAGAAGGCCAACGAGCCCAAGCGGCTGCACTGGATCGAAGGAGCCAGTCACGTCGACCTCTACGACCGCTACGTACCCCAGGTCACCACCGAACTCCTCCCGTTCTTCACCCAGAACCTCGCGGCGCAGACCGCGCACGCGACGGTCTGA